A genomic window from Aquipuribacter sp. SD81 includes:
- a CDS encoding cysteine hydrolase family protein — translation MSAAPGPDPSEVGYDASTALLVVDLQNDFADPAGGLHVAGGEDLAALLRPHLAAARAAGAPVVLTQDWHPPRTPHFDTDGGPWPVHCVAGTWGAELVDGLDVGPDDPVVRKGSDGGDGYSGFSVRDPVTGDVERTALQRLLDERGVRRVVVTGLAGDVCVAATARDAVGLGYQTVYPVALTRFVEAQAGDGERALAELRGLGVAVV, via the coding sequence ATGAGCGCAGCTCCTGGCCCGGACCCCTCGGAGGTCGGCTACGACGCCTCGACGGCGTTGCTGGTCGTCGACCTCCAGAACGACTTCGCCGACCCGGCGGGCGGGCTCCACGTCGCCGGCGGCGAGGACCTCGCGGCCCTGCTGCGACCGCACCTGGCCGCGGCGCGGGCGGCGGGCGCGCCCGTCGTCCTCACGCAGGACTGGCACCCGCCCCGCACGCCGCACTTCGACACCGACGGCGGGCCGTGGCCGGTCCACTGCGTCGCGGGCACGTGGGGCGCCGAGCTGGTCGACGGCCTCGACGTGGGCCCCGACGACCCGGTCGTGCGCAAGGGCAGCGACGGCGGCGACGGCTACTCGGGGTTCTCGGTGCGCGACCCCGTCACCGGCGACGTCGAGCGGACGGCGCTGCAGCGCCTCCTCGACGAGCGCGGGGTGCGGCGCGTCGTCGTGACGGGGCTCGCGGGCGACGTGTGCGTGGCGGCGACCGCGCGCGACGCCGTGGGCCTCGGCTACCAGACGGTGTACCCGGTCGCGCTCACCCGCTTCGTCGAGGCTCAGGCGGGCGACGGCGAGCGCGCGCTCGCCGAGCTGCGTGGCCTCGGCGTCGCCGTGGTGTGA
- a CDS encoding nicotinate phosphoribosyltransferase has translation MRVPALATDRYELTMVQAALADGTADRECTFEVFARRLPAGRRFGVVAGQARVLEVLEGLRFDDDELEHLQATGVVDERTCRWLADYRFDGDVDGYADGELHVPGSPLLQVRAPFATGVLLETVVLSILNHDCAVAAAAARMVVAAEGRPIVEMGSRRTHEAAAVDAARATYLAGFASTSNLEAGLRHAVPTAGTAAHAFVLLHDSERDAFAAQVAAQGTGTTLLVDTFDIAEGIRTAVEVAGPGLGAVRIDSGDLAVHARFARGLLDDLGATGTRIVVSGDLDEHGIARLSGAPVDAYGVGTSVVTGSGAPTAGLVYKLVEVDGRPVAKRSSGKATHAGRHHVVRRHRASGIATEEVVVSGAAEVADLPGDTSPLVPLLRDGARVPGADGAVDLATARTRLAERLGQLPWDALSLSEGDPAFPTTYVGEP, from the coding sequence GTGCGTGTCCCCGCCCTCGCCACCGACCGCTACGAGCTGACCATGGTGCAGGCGGCCCTCGCCGACGGCACCGCCGACCGCGAGTGCACCTTCGAGGTGTTCGCGCGCCGGCTGCCGGCCGGACGCCGGTTCGGGGTCGTCGCGGGACAGGCCCGCGTGCTGGAGGTGCTCGAGGGCCTGCGGTTCGACGACGACGAGCTCGAGCACCTGCAGGCCACGGGCGTCGTCGACGAGCGGACGTGCCGGTGGCTCGCGGACTACCGCTTCGACGGCGACGTCGACGGCTACGCCGACGGCGAGCTCCACGTGCCCGGCTCCCCGCTGCTGCAGGTGCGGGCCCCGTTCGCGACGGGCGTGCTGCTGGAGACGGTCGTGCTCAGCATCCTCAACCACGACTGCGCGGTCGCCGCCGCGGCGGCCCGCATGGTCGTCGCCGCCGAGGGCCGCCCGATCGTCGAGATGGGCTCCCGGCGCACGCACGAGGCCGCCGCGGTCGACGCCGCCCGGGCCACGTACCTCGCGGGCTTCGCCTCCACGAGCAACCTCGAGGCCGGGCTCCGGCACGCCGTCCCGACCGCGGGCACCGCTGCGCACGCCTTCGTCCTGCTGCACGACAGCGAGCGGGACGCCTTCGCGGCCCAGGTGGCGGCCCAGGGCACCGGCACGACGCTGCTCGTCGACACGTTCGACATCGCCGAGGGCATCCGCACCGCGGTCGAGGTGGCCGGCCCCGGCCTCGGCGCGGTGCGCATCGACTCCGGCGACCTCGCCGTGCACGCGCGCTTCGCCCGCGGCCTGCTCGACGACCTCGGCGCCACCGGGACCCGCATCGTCGTGTCCGGCGACCTCGACGAGCACGGCATCGCCCGGCTGTCCGGCGCCCCGGTCGACGCCTACGGGGTCGGCACGTCCGTGGTGACGGGCAGCGGCGCCCCGACGGCGGGGCTCGTGTACAAGCTCGTCGAGGTCGACGGTCGCCCGGTGGCCAAGCGCTCCTCGGGCAAGGCGACGCACGCCGGGCGCCACCACGTCGTGCGACGGCACCGGGCCTCGGGCATCGCGACCGAGGAGGTCGTGGTCTCCGGCGCCGCGGAGGTCGCCGACCTGCCCGGTGACACCTCCCCCCTCGTCCCGCTGCTGCGGGACGGAGCCCGGGTGCCCGGCGCGGACGGCGCGGTGGACCTCGCCACGGCGCGGACGCGGCTCGCCGAGCGGCTCGGGCAGCTGCCGTGGGACGCGCTCAGCCTGTCCGAGGGCGACCCCGCGTTCCCCACGACGTACGTTGGGGAGCCATGA
- the clpS gene encoding ATP-dependent Clp protease adapter ClpS, producing the protein MALDLPVLAVGEPEAPGTSPGAGTALAEEPVQQLPGTWTTVVWNDPVNLMSYVSYVFRTYFGFPRERAEELMMRVHNEGRATVSSGSREKMETDVSAMHRYGLWATLQREAA; encoded by the coding sequence GTGGCACTCGACCTGCCCGTGCTCGCCGTCGGCGAGCCGGAGGCCCCCGGCACCTCGCCCGGAGCCGGCACGGCGCTCGCGGAGGAGCCCGTCCAGCAGCTGCCGGGCACGTGGACGACGGTCGTGTGGAACGACCCGGTCAACCTCATGTCGTACGTGTCGTACGTGTTCCGCACCTACTTCGGGTTCCCCCGCGAGAGGGCCGAGGAGCTCATGATGCGGGTGCACAACGAGGGCCGCGCCACCGTGAGCTCCGGGAGCCGGGAGAAGATGGAGACCGACGTCAGCGCCATGCACCGCTACGGCCTGTGGGCGACCCTGCAGCGCGAGGCGGCCTGA
- a CDS encoding DUF2017 family protein produces MAQRMTAMVRRRRDGHVAFDLDVVHAGVVAEALEQTRAVLAEGEGAPSGPAATAGPPAPGGAGAGPSQEVDDEFEAIVSRLGGEAPVPDDPVLRRLLPDATLEDPEEAAEFRRLAGAGVRDAKVAAIDSVLEDLALLRRQDGGVVVAPDRAQAWLTALNDCRLALGTLLALGEDDDLHAELDAYEAELLAEAAAGDDDAEDADTDGSAAGTERALRAYRIAVYDFLSALLEMVVRAVDR; encoded by the coding sequence GTGGCGCAGCGGATGACCGCGATGGTCCGCCGTCGCCGTGACGGCCACGTCGCCTTCGACCTCGACGTGGTCCACGCCGGGGTGGTCGCGGAGGCGCTCGAGCAGACCCGGGCCGTCCTCGCCGAGGGGGAGGGCGCGCCCTCCGGCCCGGCCGCGACCGCCGGCCCCCCGGCGCCGGGCGGTGCGGGGGCAGGGCCGTCCCAGGAGGTCGACGACGAGTTCGAGGCCATCGTGTCGCGCCTCGGGGGCGAGGCGCCGGTGCCGGACGACCCGGTGCTGCGCCGCCTCCTGCCCGACGCGACGCTCGAGGACCCCGAGGAGGCCGCCGAGTTCCGCCGCCTCGCGGGGGCCGGCGTCCGCGACGCGAAGGTCGCGGCCATCGACTCGGTCCTGGAGGACCTCGCCCTGCTGCGCCGCCAGGACGGTGGCGTCGTGGTCGCGCCCGACCGCGCGCAGGCGTGGCTCACCGCCCTCAACGACTGCCGCCTCGCGCTCGGCACCCTGCTCGCCCTGGGCGAGGACGACGACCTGCACGCCGAGCTCGACGCCTACGAGGCCGAGCTGCTCGCGGAGGCGGCGGCCGGCGACGACGACGCCGAGGACGCGGACACCGACGGCTCGGCGGCCGGGACGGAGCGGGCGCTGCGCGCCTACCGCATCGCGGTCTACGACTTCCTGTCCGCGCTGCTGGAGATGGTGGTGCGGGCCGTCGACCGCTGA
- a CDS encoding M67 family metallopeptidase, with translation MLRLRRSLLDAVVEHARRDHPDEACGVIAGPEGSDDPQRLVPMLNAARSPTFYEFDSGELLRLYREMDERGEDPVVVYHSHTATEAAPSRTDVALASEPGAHYLLVSTRDPDAEEVRSFRIVEGVVTEEPVEVVEGA, from the coding sequence GTGCTGCGCCTCCGCCGCTCCCTGCTCGACGCCGTCGTGGAGCACGCGCGCCGCGACCATCCCGACGAGGCGTGCGGTGTGATCGCCGGACCCGAGGGCAGCGACGACCCGCAGCGGCTCGTGCCCATGCTGAACGCGGCGCGCTCACCGACGTTCTACGAGTTCGACAGCGGCGAGCTGCTCCGGCTGTACCGCGAGATGGACGAGCGCGGCGAGGACCCGGTCGTCGTCTACCACTCCCACACCGCGACGGAGGCGGCGCCCTCGCGCACCGACGTCGCCCTCGCGTCCGAGCCCGGCGCCCACTACCTGCTGGTGTCGACGCGCGACCCGGACGCCGAGGAGGTCCGCAGCTTCCGGATCGTCGAGGGCGTCGTGACGGAGGAGCCGGTCGAGGTCGTCGAAGGCGCCTGA
- a CDS encoding pyridoxamine 5'-phosphate oxidase family protein, whose product MDDDSDDAPDLPDTSWGPGSGPDRRVSVLDRTACLQHLAGTGTGRVAFTDPDGSVEVLPVAFALDARHVVLRTSAGSLLERRAREGAVTFQADEADVLRRTGWSVMVRGAVDVRREPPGDARHLADALAPWAPGVRDVWIRIATERVTGRRIHPLDVADLRHHDVPVTWQVASRSWSTPYDGR is encoded by the coding sequence GTGGACGACGACAGCGACGACGCACCCGACCTGCCGGACACGTCCTGGGGTCCGGGCAGCGGCCCCGACCGCCGGGTGAGCGTGCTCGACCGGACGGCGTGCCTGCAGCACCTCGCCGGCACCGGCACCGGCAGGGTCGCCTTCACGGACCCCGACGGCAGCGTCGAGGTGCTCCCGGTCGCCTTCGCGCTCGACGCCCGCCACGTCGTGCTGCGGACGTCGGCCGGCAGCCTGCTGGAGCGCCGGGCGCGCGAGGGCGCCGTCACCTTCCAGGCCGACGAGGCCGACGTCCTGCGCCGGACCGGCTGGTCGGTGATGGTCCGCGGCGCCGTCGACGTGCGGCGCGAGCCGCCCGGTGACGCCCGCCACCTCGCCGACGCCCTCGCACCGTGGGCGCCGGGGGTCCGGGACGTGTGGATCCGCATCGCGACGGAGCGGGTGACGGGGCGGCGCATCCACCCGCTCGACGTCGCCGACCTGCGCCACCACGACGTGCCGGTCACGTGGCAGGTCGCCTCGCGCTCGTGGTCGACGCCCTACGACGGCCGCTGA
- a CDS encoding MoaD/ThiS family protein: MTAAETTGATGATVRVPTILRTYTGGERTTSATGSTLGELLGDLDARHPGIGERVLDGGALRRFVNVYVNDEDVRFTGGLDTPVADGDEVTILPAVAGG; the protein is encoded by the coding sequence GTGACTGCTGCGGAGACGACCGGCGCCACCGGCGCGACCGTCCGGGTGCCCACGATCCTGCGGACCTACACCGGCGGTGAGAGGACGACGAGCGCGACCGGGTCGACGCTCGGTGAGCTGCTCGGCGACCTCGACGCGCGCCACCCCGGCATCGGCGAGCGCGTGCTCGACGGCGGCGCGCTGCGCCGGTTCGTCAACGTCTACGTCAACGACGAGGACGTGAGGTTCACCGGCGGCCTCGACACGCCCGTCGCGGACGGCGACGAGGTCACCATCCTCCCCGCCGTCGCGGGCGGCTGA